One Ricinus communis isolate WT05 ecotype wild-type chromosome 2, ASM1957865v1, whole genome shotgun sequence DNA segment encodes these proteins:
- the LOC8260934 gene encoding putative pentatricopeptide repeat-containing protein At1g19290, producing MLRYSPIFPSLSLLRLRKSYHWKPRHESKLTRPELIDRISRLLVLGRYHALKDLNFQFSDYILDSVLLKLKFNPIASLHFFKLASKQSNFRPNVNSHCKLVHILSRARMYDETRSYLNELVTPSKNNYSSLVVWNELVRVFEDFKFSPTVFDMILKIYCEKGMIKNALHVFDNMGKFGCVPSLRSCNRLLSSLVRKGESSNAILVYDHINRLGIVPDVFTCSIMVNAYCKDGWVNVAVDFVKEMDYLGFELNVVTYNSLIDGCVSIGDMERAEMVLKLMGERGILRNKVTLTLLIKGYCRQCKLEEAEKVLREMERSEGMVLDEYAYGVLIDGYCRVCKMDDAVRLRDEMLNVGLRMNLFICNALINGYCKNGQVSEAERLLMRMVDWDLEPESYSYSTLMDGFCREGLVTKAISVYNEMLRVGIQSNVVTHNSLLKGLCRVGAFEDALHVWHLMLKRGVTPDEVSYCTLLDLLFKMGEFFRALALWNDILARGYGRSTYAFNTMINGFCKMEKMIEAEETFNRMKELGFEPDGVTYRTLIDGYCKLGNVEEAFKVKEKMEKEAILPSIELYNSLIGGLFKSKKTREVMDLLSEMCLKGLSPNVVTYGTLIAGWCDEGRLDKAFTAYFDMIEKGFAPNVIICSKIVSSLYRLGRIDEANMLLQKMVNLDVFLDHGYFDRLHKADDGNLDSQKIADTLDESSKSFSLPNSVVYNIAIAGLCKSGKVDDAKKIFSSLLLRGFSPDNFTYCTLIHGYSAAGNVNDAFSLRDEMLKRGLAPNIITYNALINGLCKSGNLDRAQKLFDKLHLKGLAPNVISYNILIDGYCKNGNTREALDLRNKMLKEGISPSLITYSALIYGFCKQGDMGKATNLLDEMRELFADQNLAKFVKLVEGHVKCGEVKKIAKLHNMMHITIPCAGVISHKQMELDVFSNAKEMLKLCVDGCLVI from the coding sequence ATGCTCAGATACTCTCCaatttttccttctctttctctcctcCGTTTACGCAAATCATACCACTGGAAGCCCCGCCACGAATCCAAACTTACCCGACCCGAACTCATCGACCGGATCTCCCGCCTCCTTGTTCTCGGTCGCTACCATGCCCTTAAGGACCTTAATTTCCAGTTCTCCGATTATATTCTCGATTCTGTTCTCCTTAAACTCAAATTTAACCCTATCGCCTCCTTacatttctttaaattagcCTCTAAACAATCCAATTTCAGACCCAACGTTAACTCTCACTGTAAACTCGTTCACATTTTGTCTCGAGCTCGAATGTACGACGAAACCAGGTCATATTTGAACGAACTGGTCACTCCTTCTAAGAATAATTATTCTTCCCTTGTTGTTTGGAATGAACTTGTCAGGGTTTTTGAGGATTTTAAGTTTTCACCTACAGTTTTTGATAtgatattgaaaatttattgtgAAAAAGGAATGATAAAGAATGCACTCCACGTGTTTGATAATATGGGAAAGTTCGGTTGCGTACCGAGTTTGCGGTCTTGTAATCGTTTGTTAAGTAGCTTGGTTAGAAAAGGTGAAAGTTCCAATGCAATTCTTGTTTATGACCACATTAATAGGTTAGGGATTGTGCCTGATGTTTTCACTTGTTCGATTATGGTTAATGCGTACTGTAAGGATGGATGGGTTAATGTTGCTGTTGATTTTGTGAAGGAAATGGATTATCTAggttttgaattgaatgtagtGACTTATAATAGCTTGATTGATGGGTGTGTTAGTATTGGTGATATGGAGAGAGCTGAAATGGTTTTGAAATTGATGGGTGAAAGGGGGATTTTGAGAAATAAGGTTACACTTACGTTGTTGATTAAAGGTTATTGTAGACAATGTAAGTTGGAGGAAGCAGAGAAGGTGCTTAGAGAAATGGAGAGAAGTGAGGGTATGGTTTTGGATGAATATGCTTATGGTGTTTTGATTGATGGGTATTGTCGAGTTTgtaaaatggatgatgctgTTAGGCTTCGAGATGAGATGTTAAATGTTGGATTAAggatgaatttatttatttgcaatgcTTTGATAAATGGATACTGTAAAAATGGTCAAGTTTCTGAGGCAGAGAGGTTGTTAATGCGTATGGTGGACTGGGACTTGGAACCAGAGTCTTATAGCTATAGTACTCTCATGGATGGATTCTGTAGAGAGGGTCTTGTCACTAAGGCTATCAGTGTTTATAATGAGATGCTTAGGGTTGGAATTCAATCGAATGTTGTAACTCATAATTCTCTTCTTAAGGGCTTATGTCGTGTTGGTGCCTTTGAGGATGCTTTACACGTTTGGCATTTGATGCTGAAGAGAGGTGTGACTCCTGATGAGGTCAGCTATTGCACTTTGCTTGATTTGCTCTTCAAGATGGGAGAATTTTTTAGGGCTTTGGCATTGTGGAATGATATTCTAGCTAGGGGTTATGGCAGAAGTACATATGCTTTCAATACAATGATTAATGGGTTCTGTAAGATGGAGAAAATGATTGAAGCAGAGGAGACTTTCAACAGGATGAAGGAACTGGGTTTTGAACCTGACGGTGTAACATATAGAACTCTAATTGATGGATATTGTAAACTTGGAAATGTTGAAGAAGCTTTTAAAGTTAAGGAGAAGATGGAAAAGGAAGCAATTTTGCCTTCCATTGAGTTGTATAATTCTCTTATTGGCGGACTTTTTAAGTCTAAGAAAACTAGAGAAGTGATGGATCTTCTTTCTGAAATGTGCCTTAAAGGATTATCTCCTAATGTTGTCACTTATGGAACCCTCATCGCTGGCTGGTGTGATGAAGGGAGACTGGATAAGGCATTTACTGCATATTTTGATATGATTGAAAAGGGCTTTGCTCCTAATGTAATTATCTGCAGCAAAATTGTTAGTAGCCTCTATCGACTTGGTCGAATAGATGAAGCAAATATGCTATTGCAGAAGATGGTGAATTTGGATGTTTTTCTAGATCATGGATACTTTGACAGGTTGCACAAGGCAGATGATGGGAATCTAGACAGTCAGAAAATTGCAGATACTCTCGATGAAAGTTCTAAAAGTTTTTCTTTGCCCAACAGTGTGGTGTACAATATAGCTATTGCAGGGCTTTGCAAGTCTGGCAAGGTTGATGATGCTAAAAAAATTTTCTCAAGCTTGTTGCTAAGAGGCTTTAGTCCAGATAATTTCACATACTGCACCTTGATTCATGGCTATTCAGCTGCTGGTAACGTGAATGATGCTTTCAGCTTACGAGATGAGATGTTGAAAAGAGGTCTTGCTCCGAACATAATTACTTATAATGCTCTGATAAATGGCCTTTGTAAATCGGGGAATCTCGATCGAGCCCAGAAGCTTTTCGATAAACTTCACCTGAAGGGATTAGCTCCTAATGTTATTTCTTACAATATACTGATTGATGGATACTGTAAAAATGGTAACACAAGAGAAGCATTGGATTTGAGAAACAAGATGTTAAAAGAAGGGATCTCTCCCTCCCTCATTACCTATTCTGCCTTGATTTATGGTTTTTGTAAACAGGGAGATATGGGAAAAGCAACTAACCTTTTAGATGAGATGAGAGAGCTATTTGCGGATCAAAATCTTGCCAAATTTGTCAAGTTGGTTGAGGGTCATGTTAAATGTGGAGAAGTAAAGAAGATTGCAAAGCTTCACAATATGATGCACATAACAATTCCCTGTGCTGGTGTTATCTCTCATAAACAGATGGAGTTAGATGTGTTCTCAAATGCCAAAGAAATGCTGAAGCTGTGTGTTGATGGATGTTTAGTAATCTAA
- the LOC8260932 gene encoding lysM domain receptor-like kinase 4, translating into MDQFLLSLLTLGLFISFTYAQQNYSANSALDCNSSDETGPSPAFLYTCNGQNRTCQAFLIFRSRPPYDSAPTISALTSASQEELARFNNVTGLSEFPLNKEVIVPVSCSCLGQYYQANTSFQVASDHSYFTIASQTYEGLSTCASLKKANTYGEFDLALGAELQVPLRCACPTASQVRNETKYLLTFPISESDHIAAIAERFNVSKESIIDANGLRESPTIYPDTTILIPLTTEPSNSQTIIHENPTEVSPPLASPPDNRRSKRKLYEKVGITAACSLLVLSIIVVILFLLRKDRRHKFPEINRRREQEDLRLEIASVEQVLKVFGLEEVKKATENFSSKHIIKGSLYWGEFNGQILAIKKMNRDVSKEVNILKRINHFNLIKLHGVCENLGCFYLFFEYMKNGSLQEWLSRERFEDVGSWNQRIQIALDIANGLFYLHSFTEPACVHKDITSGHILLDNNLRAKIANFSLARAAANAVLTKHIEGTRGYMAPEYVQAGQVTPKIDVYAFGIVLLELITGKDAVFMRDGKETLLSKAIFSVMEKENAEAELAFFIDPSFTGGRQSKLALRLARVSLACLTQVPARRPSMGEVVSTLVKIQTELAKSESLNVNSIDVAVPVWCSSIGENDWRAEAISK; encoded by the coding sequence ATGGATCAGTTCTTGCTTAGCTTACTCACGCTCGgcttgttcatttcttttacttaTGCTCAACAGAACTATTCAGCAAATTCTGCACTGGACTGCAACAGCAGTGATGAGACAGGACCATCTCCAGCATTTCTCTATACTTGCAATGGCCAAAACAGAACTTGTCAGGCTTTTCTCATCTTTAGATCTCGACCTCCTTATGACTCGGCGCCTACCATCTCAGCTCTAACGTCCGCAAGCCAAGAGGAGCTAGCAAGATTCAACAACGTTACAGGGTTATCCGAGTTCCCTCTCAACAAAGAGGTAATTGTTCCCGTATCTTGCTCTTGTTTAGGCCAATACTACCAGGCCAACACTTCATTTCAAGTCGCCAGTGACCATAGTTATTTTACCATAGCAAGTCAAACTTACGAGGGACTCTCTACTTGTGCTTCTCTTAAGAAAGCAAATACATATGGTGAGTTTGATTTGGCGCTTGGTGCAGAACTTCAAGTACCACTTCGATGTGCTTGTCCTACTGCGAGCCAAGTTCGGAATGAAACAAAGTATCTACTTACTTTTCCTATTAGCGAGAGTGATCATATTGCTGCTATTGCTGAAAGATTCAATGTAAGCAAAGAGAGTATAATTGATGCGAATGGTTTGAGAGAATCCCCAACAATTTATCCTGACACAACAATTCTCATACCCTTGACCACCGAACCTTCGAATTCCCAAACCATAATTCACGAAAACCCAACAGAGGTTTCGCCTCCTCTAGCTTCTCCTCCTGATAATAGAAGATCGAAGAGAAAACTTTATGAAAAAGTTGGGATTACAGCAGCTTGTTCTCTGTTAGTCCTCAGTATAATTGTAGTCATACTGTTTCTGCTTCGCAAAGATAGAAGACACAAGTTTCCAGAGATCAATCGCAGAAGAGAGCAGGAAGATCTTCGTCTCGAGATTGCAAGTGTTGAGCAAGTCCTGAAAGTTTTTGGACTTGAAGAGGTAAAGAAAGCAACTGAAAATTTCAGTTCCAAACACATAATAAAGGGTTCTTTGTACTGGGGCGAGTTTAATGGGCAGATCTTAGCTATTAAGAAGATGAATAGAGATGTATCTAAGGAAGTGAACATCTTGAAGAGGATCAACCACTTCAATTTGATTAAGCTTCACGGCGTATGCGAGAATCTGGGATGTTTCTATCTATTTTTTGAGTACATGAAAAATGGTTCTTTACAAGAATGGCTGTCCAGAGAAAGGTTTGAAGATGTCGGAAGCTGGAATCAGAGGATTCAGATTGCTTTAGATATTGCTAACGGACTATTCTATCTTCACAGCTTTACTGAACCTGCCTGTGTGCACAAGGACATCACGAGCGGCCACATTCTACTAGACAACAATCTAAGGGCCAAGATAGCAAATTTCAGTCTTGCACGAGCAGCAGCAAATGCTGTCCTGACAAAACATATTGAAGGGACTAGAGGTTATATGGCGCCAGAGTACGTACAAGCAGGACAAGTGACTCCCAAGATTGATGTTTATGCTTTTGGAATCGTCTTACTGGAACTGATTACGGGGAAAGATGCTGTTTTTATGCGGGATGGAAAGGAAACACTGCTTTCGAAAGCCATATTTTCTGTaatggagaaagaaaatgcaGAAGCTGAGCTGGCTTTCTTCATCGATCCTAGTTTCACTGGAGGTCGCCAGAGTAAGCTGGCTCTACGCCTCGCCAGAGTAAGCTTAGCCTGCTTGACACAGGTACCAGCTAGGAGACCCAGCATGGGGGAAGTAGTGTCGACTCTGGTGAAAATTCAGACGGAATTGGCAAAATCTGAATCACTGAATGTCAACTCCATTGATGTAGCAGTTCCAGTATGGTGTTCGTCAATAGGTGAAAACGATTGGCGAGCTGAAGCTATTTCAAAGTAG
- the LOC8260931 gene encoding protein DA1, translated as MSKWLSKIFKGSSHNISEGHYRGNYGQDPNYYAPSTSGVEWSEQENEDINRAIEWSLLEENQTGKRVINNENQLEEDEQLARAIQEILNVESPPRYGYGYGNGNGNGNGYGYGSGSGSGSGNGNGNGNAYQGNVYQPIPVHFPMGYRICAGCNTEIGHGRFLNCLNAFWHPECFRCHACNLPISDYEFSMTGNYPYHKSCYKERYHPKCDVCKYFIPTNPAGLIEYRAHPFWIQKYCPSHEHDGTPRCCSCERMEARDTGYIALSDGRKLCLECLDSAIMDTNECQPLYLDIQEFYESLNMRVEQHVPLLLVERQALNEAREGEKNGHYHIPETRGLCLSEEQTISRVLKRPKFGAGNRAMGMVTEPYKLMRRCEVTAILILFGLPRLLTGSILAHEMMHAWMRLRGFQHLSQDVEEGICQVLAHMWLESQLASSSGISAASSSASRASKRGTRSPFERKLGEFFKHQIESDTSPVYGDGFRMGQRAVQKYGLEKTLDHIRMTGRFPY; from the exons ATGAGCAAATGGCTTAGCAAAATTTTTAAAGGCTCCAGCCATAATATCTCAGAAGGTCATTATCGTGGAAATTATGGACAAGATCCTAACTATTATGCACCTTCTACTTCAGGG GTTGAATGGTCAGAGCAGGAGAATGAAGATATTAATCGTGCTATAGAATGGTCTCTTTTAGAGGAGAATCAAACTGGAAAACGTGTTATTA ATAATGAGAATCAACTAGAAGAAGATGAACAACTTGCTAGAGCTATACAAGAAATCTTGAATGTCGAATCTCCTCCTCGATATGGATATGGATATGGAAATGGAAATGGAAATGGAAAtggttatggatatggaagTGGAAGTGGAAGTGGAAGTGGAAATGGCAATGGCAATGGAAATGCGTATCAAGGAAATGTATATCAACCCATCCCAGTTCACTTTCCAATGGGGTATAG GATCTGTGCTGGTTGCAATACTGAAATTGGTCATGGAAGATTTCTAAATTGCCTTAATGCATTTTGGCATCCAGAATGTTTCCGGTGCCATGCTTGCAACCTACCAATTTCTGATTACGAG TTCTCTATGACTGGGAATTACCCTTATCATAAATCTTGCTACAAGGAGCGCTACCATCCAAAATGTGATGTTTGCAAGTACTTT ATTCCAACAAACCCTGCTGGTCTTATTGAATATAGGGCACATCCTTTTTGGATCCAGAAATACTGCCCATCTCATGAACATGATGGTACTCCTCGGTGCTGCAGTTGTGAGAGAATGGAG GCGCGAGACACGGGATATATTGCACTTAGTGATGGTCGGAAGCTTTGCTTAGAGTGCCTGGACTCTGCAATCATGGATACTAATGAGTGCCAGCCCCTTTATCTTGATATACAAGAATTTTACGAAAGTTTGAATATGAGAGTGGAGCAGCATGTTCCACTGCTCCTTGTTGAGAGACAAGCACTAAATGAAGCCCGGGAGGGAGAAAAGAAT GGCCATTATCACATCCCAGAAACTAGAGGACTTTGCCTTTCTGAGGAACAAACAATCAGCAGG GTATTAAAGCGGCCAAAGTTTGGGGCCGGAAACCGAGCAATGGGGATGGTCACAGAGCCTTACAAATTGATGCGTCGTTGTGAGGTGACAGCAATTCTCATATTATTTGGCCTCCCAAG ATTACTGACAGGGTCAATCCTCGCTCATGAGATGATGCATGCATGGATGCGACTTAGAG GCTTCCAACATCTCAGTCAAGACGTTGAGGAGGGTATTTGTCAGGTGCTTGCACACATGTGGTTAGAGTCACAGCTTGCATCTAGTTCGGGCATCAGTGCTGCATCATCGTCTGCTTCAAGAGCTTCAAAACGGGGTACAAGATCTCCATTTGAGAGGAAGCTTGGGGAATTTTTCAAGCATCAGATTGAATCAGACACTTCTCCAGTATATGGAGATGGATTCAGAATGGGCCAGCGAGCAGTGCAAAAATATGGCCTTGAAAAGACACTTGACCATATTCGGATGACGGGGAGGTTTCCATATTGA
- the LOC8269999 gene encoding type IV inositol polyphosphate 5-phosphatase 11, producing MGNCNAIDHGGRRRSKFLRKQMDSTMSNHVATHDGIKTVEVDHRCDFSRNSDLCISIVTWNMNGKVSYQDLVELVGSNRKFDLLVVGFQEVPRKNIARLLQAVLLDTHILQGKVIMQSLQLYVFGPLNSGLFIKEMKVDKHSVGGLGGLIRRTKGAVAIYISYKGIRMVFIACHLSAHARNVEERNSQCRHISHNLFSRTWNPYARPAQVTVWLGDLNYRIQGIDTHPARNLIQEDLQRLLTSKDQLLREAERGQVFNGYCEGTLTFKPTYKYNVGSSNYDTSYKVRVPSWTDRILFKIEDVDKISANLHCYESIDDIHSSDHKPVKAHLCLKVDEQSPPA from the exons ATGGGAAATTGCAATGCAATTGATCATGGTGGTAGAAG aaGATCCAAATTCCTGAGAAAGCAAATGGACTCTACCATGAGTAACCATGTTGCTACGCATGATGGAATAAAAACAGTGGAGGTGGATCATCGCTGCGATTTCTCAAGAAATTCTGATCTTTGCATCAGCATAGTCACCTGGAACATGAATGGAaag GTCTCATATCAAGATTTAGTGGAGCTTGTTGGCAGCAATCGAAAGTTTGATCTACTTGTTGTGGGTTTCCAAGAGGTACCTCGCAAAAACATTGCACGATTACTGCAGGCAGTCCTTTTGGATACTCACAT ACTGCAAGGAAAAGTCATCATGCAATCTCTTCAGCTTTATGTATTTGGACCGTTGAACTCAGGATTATTTATCAAAG AAATGAAAGTGGATAAGCATTCTGTTGGAGGCCTTGGAGGATTAATTAGGAGAACAAAAGGTGCTGTAGCGATCTACATCAGCTACAAAGGAATAAGAATGGTTTTCATTGCTTGCCACCTTTCTG CTCATGCTCGAAATGTGGAGGAGAGAAACTCCCAATGTAGACACATATCCCATAACCTTTTCTCCAGGACTTGGAACCCTTATGCTAGACCTGCCCAAGTCACTGTATGGTTAGGAGATCTCAACTACAGAATACAGGGAATAGATACACATCCTGCTAGAAATCTAATACAAGAAGACCTTCAAAGA CTTCTCACTAGCAAAGATCAGCTCTTACGAGAAGCAGAAAGAGGACAGGTCTTTAACGGATACTGCGAGGGGACATTGACATTTAAACCAACTTATAAATACAACGTTGGAAGCAGCAATTACGATACAAGTTACAAG GTGCGGGTGCCATCATGGACAGATAGGATACTGTTCAAGATAGAAGATGTAGACAAAATCAGTGCAAATTTACATTGTTACGAGTCCATTGACGATATTCACAGCTCTGATCACAAGCCAGTAAAAGCTCACCTCTGCTTGAAAGTTGATGAACAATCACCACCTGCTTAA
- the LOC8260929 gene encoding F-box/FBD/LRR-repeat protein At1g13570, with translation MKREPPKFPCLETELDRISSLPGHVLDQILSQLSIRDAVRTSALSRKWRYKWAKIPHLVFDNKCVSIPSQDQTLIKDKLVNIIDHVLLLHNGPIQKFKLSHRDLLGVSDIDRWILHLSRSSIKEFILEIWKGQRYKVPSSLFSFEHLIHLELFNCLLQPPLTFKGFRSLKSLDLQHITLTQNVFENLIFSCPLLERLTLMNFDGFTHLNINAPNLQFFDIGGVYDDVTFENTFQLTLVSIGLYVNVQNDRNVGHGSSSKLLRFFANLPHIRRLEVQSYFLKYLSIGNVPSRLPKPCFDLNYLSIRINFNDLEENSAALCLLRSSPNVQELEMLARPEEQTSLGTITNFWEDDHWNNLFGQLRLVRIVGISGIRCELDFMNFLLSNSPVLERMTVKPASSDGGWELIKELLRFRRASARAEIIYLDP, from the exons atg AAGAGAGAACCACCTAAGTTCCCATGCTTAGAGACAGAGCTAGACAGAATCAGCAGCTTACCTGGGCATGTTTTAGACCAAATTTTATCACAGTTGTCAATTAGAGATGCAGTGAGAACAAGTGCTTTGTCAAGGAAGTGGAGGTACAAATGGGCTAAAATTCCACATCTTGTGTTTGATAATAAATGTGTCTCGATCCCGTCTCAAGATCAAACTCTCATCAAGGATAAACTTGTCAACATAATTGATCATGTCCTGTTACTTCACAATGGACCAATACAGAAATTCAAACTTTCTCACCGAGATCTACTGGGTGTCAGTGACATTGATCGATGGATTCTTCATTTGTCAAGAAGTTCTATCAAAGAATTTATACTTGAAATATGGAAGGGGCAGCGGTATAAAGTGCcttcttctttattctcttttgaGCATTTGATTCATTTGGAGCTATTTAACTGTTTGCTGCAACCTCCTTTAACATTCAAAGGCTTCCGAAGTTTGAAGAGCCTTGATCTTCAGCACATTACTCTGACCCAGAATgtgtttgaaaatttaatattcagctGCCCTCTGCTGGAGAGGTTGACTTTGATGAACTTTGACGGTTTCACTCATCTTAATATCAATGCTCCAAATCTCCAATTTTTTGACATTGGAGGTGTTTATGATGATGTTACTTTTGAAAATACTTTTCAGTTAACTCTAGTTTCTATTGGCTTGTACGTGAATGTCCAAAATGACCGAAATGTCGGTCATGGGAGCTCTAGTAAATTGCTCAGGTTCTTTGCTAATCTGCCTCACATTCGAAGGCTTGAGGTACAGAGCTACTTTCTGAAG TATTTGTCTATTGGCAATGTGCCAAGCAGATTGCCAAAACCATGCTTTGATCTAAATTACCTTTCTATACGAATAAATTTCAATGATTTGGAGGAGAATTCAGCTGCTTTGTGTCTTTTAAGAAGCTCTCCGAATGTGCAAGAACTGGAGATGCTG GCTCGCCCGGAGGAGCAGACTTCTCTGGGGACAATAACTAACTTCTGGGAAGATGACCATTGGAACAATCTATTTGGCCAACTAAGACTTGTGAGAATTGTTGGGATCAGTGGTATAAGGTGTGAACTTGATTTCATGAACTTTCTGCTTTCAAACTCTCCTGTGCTTGAGAGAATGACTGTGAAGCCAGCTTCTAGTGATGGAGGATGGGAGTTGATAAAAGAGTTGCTGCGATTCCGGCGAGCCTCAGCGCGAGCAGAAATCATTTATCTTGATCCATAA
- the LOC8260928 gene encoding protein DETOXIFICATION 33, translating into MAVDTPLLHDHTSGNGHLDEEKPVSVLKEFSDESKRLWKLAGPAIFTSICQYSLGALTQTFAGLVGEVDLAAVSVENSVIAGLAFGVMLGMGSALETLCGQAYGAGQLRMLGVYMQRSWVILLTTACLLVPIYVWSPPILELIGETTQISEAAGKFAIWMLPQLFAYAVNFPIQKFLQSQSKVYVMAWISAAVLVLHAIFSWLLILKLGWGLTGAAITLNTSWWIIVIAQLLYIFITKSDGAWSGFTWLAFADLGGFVKLSLASAVMLCLEFWYLMILVVITGRLPNPLIPVDAISICMNLQGWDAMIALGFNAAISVRVSNELGAGNSRRAKYSVKVVSVTSISIGVVCMALVFATRDYFPYLFTTSDAVAKETTKLAVLLGITVLLNSLQPVLSGVAVGAGWQSLVAYINIGCYYVVGLPAGILLGFTFGFGAMGVWSGMIGGICLQTIILIIVTSITNWNKEAEEAESRVKKWGGAAAEH; encoded by the exons ATGGCAGTCGATACTCCACTTCTCCACGATCATACCAGTGGCAATGGTCATCTCGACGAGGAGAAGCCTGTTAGCGTCCTTAAAGAATTTTCGGATGAGTCAAAGAGGCTCTGGAAACTTGCAGGGCCAGCTATTTTCACTTCCATTTGCCAGTACTCACTCGGTGCACTCACTCAGACCTTTGCTGGTCTTGTGGGTGAGGTTGATCTTGCTGCTGTCTCTGTTGAGAACTCTGTTATTGCTGGTCTCGCCTTCGGAGTCATG TTGGGAATGGGGAGTGCATTAGAGACACTATGTGGGCAAGCATACGGTGCAGGGCAGCTCAGAATGTTGGGTGTGTACATGCAGAGATCATGGGTCATTTTGTTGACAACTGCTTGCTTATTGGTTCCGATTTATGTCTGGTCTCCTCCCATCCTAGAGCTTATTGGAGAGACTACTCAGATATCTGAAGCTGCAG GAAAATTTGCTATATGGATGCTCCCGCAATTATTCGCTTATGCGGTGAATTTTCCCATACAAAAATTCTTGCAATCACAGAGCAAAGTGTATGTGATGGCGTGGATATCAGCTGCGGTGCTAGTGTTGCATGCAATTTTCAGCTGGTTGCTAATACTAAAGCTTGGATGGGGCTTAACTGGCGCAGCAATCACTCTCAACACTTCATGGTGGATTATAGTTATTGCACAATTGTTGTACATTTTCATTACCAAGTCTGATGGTGCTTGGAGTGGCTTCACATGGCTTGCATTTGCTGACTTGGGGGGTTTTGTCAAGCTTTCTTTGGCATCTGCTGTTATGTTATG CTTGGAGTTTTGGTACTTGATGATCCTTGTAGTGATAACTGGTCGTTTGCCTAATCCCCTGATACCAGTTGATGCCATTTCTATCTG CATGAACTTGCAAGGATGGGATGCGATGATTGCTCTAGGATTCAATGCTGCCATAAG TGTGAGAGTATCAAATGAACTTGGAGCTGGTAATTCACGGCGTGCAAAATATTCAGTGAAAGTGGTTTCAGTGACTTCCATCTCGATTGGAGTTGTTTGCATGGCCTTGGTTTTCGCAACAAGAGACTATTTCCCTTACCTCTTCACTACCAGTGATGCTGTTGCTAAAGAAACTACCAAACTTGCTGTCTTGCTTGGAATCACCGTACTTCTAAACAGCCTTCAGCCTGTCTTATCTG GTGTTGCTGTTGGAGCCGGATGGCAATCTCTTGTAGCATACATCAATATTGGTTGTTACTATGTAGTTGGATTACCGGCTGGTATACTCCTGGGATTCACATTTGGTTTCGGGGCAATG GGTGTTTGGTCAGGGATGATTGGAGGAATTTGTTTGCAGACCATTATCTTGATTATAGTCACTTCAATAACTAACTGGAACAAAGAA GCTGAAGAAGCTGAGAGCCGAGTTAAGAAATGGGGAGGAGCAGCTGCAGAGCATTAA
- the LOC8260927 gene encoding 30S ribosomal protein S9, chloroplastic, with the protein MSISISSLTSSLSSLSFSSQISQKPNTLSFSKSLSLCNSKPSPLRVSATVAEPQTADLKKLVKSRLPGGFAAQPIFGTGRRKCAIARVVLQEGTGKVIINYRDAKEYLQGNPLWLQYVKVPLVTLGYENSYDVFVKAHGGGLSGQAQAISLGVARALLKVSDSHRPPLKKEGLLTRDSRVVERKKVGLKKARKAPQFSKR; encoded by the exons atgtcaATCTCAATCTCCTCTCTGACCTCCTCCTTATCTTCACTTTCATTCTCTTCGCAAATTAGTCAAAAACCAAACACTCTCTCATTTTCCAAATCTCTTTCTCTGTGCAACTCTAAACCGTCTCCCCTTCGTGTCTCCGCCACCGTGGCAGAACCCCAGACGGCGGACCtgaaaaaattagtaaaatctAGGCTTCCCGGAGGTTTCGCTGCCCAACCTATTTTCGGCACCGGCCGTCGTAAATGCGCCATTGCTCGTGTCGTTCTTCAAGAAGGCACTGGCAAAGTTATTATCAATTACCGCGATGCCAAG GAATATCTTCAAGGTAATCCGTTATGGCTTCAATATGTGAAAGTGCCATTGGTTACTCTGGGATATGAGAATAGCTATGATGTATTTGTCAAAGCTCATGGGGGTGGCCTCTCAGGTCAAGCACAGGCAATCTCGCTCGGTGTTGCTCGGGCGTTGCTAAAGGTGAGTGATAGCCATAGACCCCCTTTGAAAAAGGAAGGGCTTCTGACCAGAGACTCGAGGGTAGTTGAAAGGAAGAAGGTTGGTCTCAAGAAAGCTCGCAAGGCCCCACAGTTCTCCAAACGTTGA